The genomic DNA AAAATTTGAATATTATGAGTAAAAATGTAAGCGGTTAAATAAAAAAACTGTGAAATTTCCTCTACAATTGTGGCTTTTTCATTGTATACACGCTAAGGAAATGCTATTCTTTTTTTTGAGATGTCGATTGTCTGATAACCCTAAGAACTTTAGTCGGCGTTAACTATCTATATTTAATGAATAAAAACGACAGTGGAAAAAATACTAAAGTATGCTGTATATTTTTCAATGTCGGATTGAATAGGTAAAGTGAAGGAATTAGACAATTAACGAGAAACATCTTAGCAAATATATGTATAGGAAAAAGGAGTTTGATTAACCATGGCAGAAAAACAATTTAAAATTATAGCTGAAACAGGAATTCACGCTCGTCCTGCAACATTATTAGTACAAGCAGCTAGCAAGTTCGATGCTGATATTAACCTTGAGTACAAAGGGAAAAAAGTAAACCTTAAGTCAATCATGGGTGTTATGTCTCTAGGAGTTGGACAAGGAGCTGACATTACTATTTCTGCAGTAGGTGGAGATGAGCAAGAAGCACTAGCTAGTCTTGAAGAAACTTTGAAAAAAGAAGGTTTAGCATAAAAATGAACTTTTTAAATGGAATTGCTGCATCTAGCGGAATAGCAATCGCAAAAGCATACCGTTTGGTAGAACCTGATTTAACCTTTACAAAAAAGTCAATCGACAACGATACAGTTGAAATTGATCGTTTCCGTGCGGCACTTGATCAATCAAAGGTTGAACTTGAAGGTATTAGAGACAAGGCAAAAGTAGAATTAGGTGCTGATAAGGCAGCTATTTTTGAAGCGCATTTGCTCGTACTAAGTGATCCAGAGCTTGTTTCTCCAATTGAAGATAAAATTAAAACAGATAAAGTAAATGCTGAATTTGCTTTAAAAGAAACAGCGGATATGTTTGTAGCGATGTTTGAGTCAATGGACAATGAATACATGAAGGAAAGAGCTGCTGATATTCGCGACGTAACAAAGCGCGTTCTTTCTCATTTACTAGGTGTACAACTTGTTAACCCTAGTATGATTTCAGAAGAAGTTATTATCGTTGCTGAAGATCTTACACCATCAGATACTGCACAGCTAAACCGTCAATTTGTGAAAGGCTTTACAACTGACATCGGAGGTAGAACTTCTCACTCTGCAATTATGGCCCGCTCTATGGAAATTCCTGCAGTTGTAGGTACTAAAACTGCAACAGAAGAAATCCAAAACGGCGATCTTGTAATTGTAGATGGATTAAATGGACAAGTCTATATTAATCCGACTGCTGAGGAAGTTGAACGTTTCAAGTCTGAGCACGCTGCTTTTGAAGCACAAAAAGCTGAGTGGGCAAAGCTTGTTAACGAGCAAACGGTTACTTCTGATGGTCACCATGTGGAGCTTGCTGCAAATATTGGAACACCTAAAGATCTTAAAGGTGTTATTAACAATGGTGGCGAAGGTGTGGGACTTTACCGTACTGAATTCCTTTACATGGGTCGTGACCAACTTCCAACTGAAGAAGAGCAGTTTGAATCGTACAAAGCTGTTCTAGAAGGAATGGATGGAAAGCCAGTTGTTGTTCGTACATTAGACATTGGTGGAGACAAAGAGCTTCCTTACTTAAACTTACCGAAGGAAATGAATCCATTCTTAGGATTCCGTGCGATCCGTTTATGTCTTGAAGAGCAAGACATGTTCCGTACGCAACTTCGCGCACTTCTTCGTGCAAGTGTATATGGAAACCTAAAAATTATGTTCCCAATGATTGCAACACTTTCTGAATTCCGTCAAGGAAAAGCCATTCTTGAAGAAGAACGTCAAAAGCTTCAAGCTGAAGGAGTAGCTGTTTCTGAGAAAATTGAACTTGGAATCATGGTAGAAATCCCTTCTACTGCTGTTATTGCAGATCAATTTGCTAAGGAAGTTGATTTCTTCAGTATTGGAACAAATGACTTAATTCAATACACAATGGCTGCAGACCGTATGAACGAGAGAGTATCTTACTTGTATCAGCCATACAATCCAGCTATTTTACGCTTAGTAAAAATGGTTATTGACGCTGCACACAAAGAAGGCAAGTGGGCTGGAATGTGTGGAGAAATGGCGGGCGACGAGCAAGCGATCCCTGTTCTTCTCGGCTTAGGTTTAGATGAGTTCTCTATGAGTGCAACATCTATCCTAAAAGCACGTTCTCAAATCCGTAACCTGTCAAAATCAGATATGGAAACATTAGCTTCAGAAGTGCTTCAAATGAGCACGACGGAAGAAGTGTTAGAAGCAGTAGCGAAAGCAACTCAACGCTAAAAAAAGAGACCCAACTGATTCATATCAGTTGGGTCTTTTTGATAAGAAAGGATTGTTCCATTCCATCAGAAGTCCGTAATTCAACGAATGTTCATCCTCTAAATAATCCTTTACAGCTACGACAGGTGTTCTTCCACATCTCAATAAAAAGGTGATAACAGGGTCCTGAAATTCTCCTATTATCAACTTCTCAACATATTCCTCTACCGAAAGTTGATCCGCATGCTTATGATACCCGGGCATCCGTCCTCCTCCTAGCAATCGCTCGAGCTTAAGTTGAACCACTGTTTCATACATGGACTGCATAAGCCATTTTCCTAACCCTAGTTTTCGATAAGAGGGTGAAATGCAGATATCGACTATGTCAAGGAATTACCACTTTCAGCATGGTTAGTAATGTATCCATTATCAGTTGCTTCCTCCCAAGTATGGCTTGGATGGTTTTTATCAAAATTGGTAATCAATCCTGTGATCGAACCGCATATCACACCTTCTACTTCTACACATAATGCTCCTTCAGGAAACAGTTCGACATGATTGGTTAACTGCTCTTCATTCCACCAAAGCTCAGAAGGAAAGGGGGGAGGAAACGCCTCCTGTTGAATCCGAATTAATTCTTGAAAGTCGTCTTTTGTATACGTGCGAATAATTGCTTTGGTTGGTTTGGAGGAGTTAAAAACATACAGTTCTTTATAATACATAATATCTCTCCCTTCTTCCTTGATTGTAAAATGAATGGAGTTCTGCAGTCAAATAAGGATGAATTGTAAACTTTAATTATTACCCGTTTATATATTACCTTTCTAGGCAATGGTAGGTGATAAAGGAGGACGATCATGAAGAAAGCCATTTTCGTATTGTGTTGTTCACTTATTTTAGTAGGATGTGATGGAAGCCAAAAACAATCGTTTATTAATCATTATGCAGATGTATTACTTACAAAAAATAATGAACTTCAGTTTCGGTTTAAATTTGATGAACGATTATTTTCTAAAGAAGAAATGTACAAAGTAAAGGTCTTAATCGAAAATAAACAGTTGGCAAAAGCGTTAGGAACAACAGAAATATATTACGGTGACCAATATGTTCATGATGGAAAACTACTGCATTTAGGAAATCAGGAGGAAATTTATTTATCAATGGATCCTATCCCTTTACAAATTGACTTACATACATTTGTATTAGAAGAGATGATTCAGCAAAAAAATGCAGTCAAGGTACAGATTTTTAATGAAGAGGATATGATCGTTTCAGGGTATGTCCAGAACTTTCAAACTCAGCTATAGTCATTTCTTTGATCAAATTGGTAATAAGTGATAAAATACTACTTATTTCTAACGGGGAGAAGTGAGTATGGAACTGAAGGCAAATAGCACAATCGGATTTATTGGTTTAGGTGTCATGGGGAAAAGTATGGCGAGAAATCTAGTAAAAGCAGGTTACGAGGTTGTTGCCTATACCCGTACAAAAGAAAAAGCGCTAGATATTTTAGATGATAATGTAGTTTGGATTGAATCACCAGAAGCTATGACTAAAAAGGCTGATATTATCATAACAATGGTGGGTTATCCATCAGATGTTGAACAAATATATCTCGGAGAAAAAGGAATTGTACATACAGCGAGACCCGGTTCTTTCTTAATAGATATGACGACCTCCACACCTACATTAGCTAAAAAAATAAATAACGAGTCTAAGAAAAAGGGAATCTATGCTGTAGACGCTCCTGTATCAGGTGGAGATATTGGTGCGAGAGAAGGCAAGCTTTCCATAATGGTTGGAGGAGATCAAGAGGTTTTTGAAGCATTAAACCCTATTTTTCAGGTGTTAGGAAGTAATATCGTGTATCAAGGAAGTGCTGGAGCTGGTCAGCATACTAAAATGTGTAATCAGATTGCGATTGCATCTAATATGCTAGGTGTTTGTGAGGCAGTGGTATACGCGGAAAAGGCTGGGCTTGACCCGACAACGGTACTTAAAAGTATTTCATCTGGAGCAGCAGGAAGCTGGTCTCTTTCAAATCTTGCACCAAGAATTATAGAAGGGGATTTTTCTCCAGGGTTTTATATCAAACACTTTATTAAAGATATGACCATTGCATTAAGTGAAGCGGAACAAATGGGAATGATGACTCCTGGTTTATCTCTTGCCAAATCGCTATACGAAAAATTAGCGGAACAAGGCGAGGAAAATAGTGGCACACAGGCTCTATATAAAAACTGGAAATAAATGAGACCCAAGCTTGAATTAGAGCTTGGGTTTCACTTTTATGACTGATGATCCTTTAAAAATGCCTCGAGCCTATTCAATGCCTCAGTAAGTACATCCATTGAGTAAGCAAATGAGATTCGTATATAGCCCTCACCAAGGGGTGAAAATGCGCTTCCGGGTACGACAGCTACGCCTCGTTCTCGAACTAATTGTAGGGCAAAGTCAAACGAATTGGTAAACGGTTCTGGAAGCTTCACAAAGAAATAAAAGGCTCCATCTGGTTTCACAACTGACAAATCCATGGTGGTTAATCTCTCAAATACATATTCTCTTCGTTCCATATAGGATTGTTTCATCTCAACAGCATCATTTATGCCCGCAGTAAGTGCCTCTAGTGCAGCCATTTGAGAAACAGAGGAAGCACAAGAGACATTATATTGATGTACTTTTAAAATATGTTCAGTTATAGAACTAGGAGCAAAAAGCATACCGATTCTCCAACCGGTCATCGAATGTGATTTTGAAAGACCATTGATAACGATCGTTTTTTCTTTTAAAATCGTGCCAATTGAGAAATGTTTATGGTCAAATACTAATTCACTGTAGATTTCGTCTGCTAATACAAAGATTTCTTTGTCTTTTAGTAATTCTGCAATAGCGCTTAATTCTTCCTTAGTTAAGCTCACTCCAGTAGGGTTAGACGGATAAGGTAAGACGATACAACGAGTTTTATCTGTTATGTAGTTATTAATAATGTCCGCGGTCATTCGAAAGTTGTTTTCTCTTGTATCCGCATATACAGGCCGAGCTCCGCATAATTTGATAATTGGTTCATAGCCAGGATATACGGGTCCTGGTAAAATAACCTCCACGCCTTCTTCTAAAATGGTCCGAAACGTAATATCTATCGCTTCGCTAGCTCCCGAGGTAATAATAATTTCATCGTTCGGATTGTAAGATAAATCGTATTTAGTTTGAACAAATTGGGCAGCTGCTGTTCGCAGTTCTATGTATCCAGCATTATGAGTATATGTAGTGAAATTTTCATCAATTGCTTTTTTTCCTGCTTCTTTCACATGCTCTGGGGTTGGGAAGTCTGGTTGGCCAAGCGTAAGCGAAATCATATCCTTTGTACCTGCAACCATATTAAAAAACTTACGAATTCCTGATATTTCAATGTTTTTTACTTTTGAATTAATCAAATGTTCCAAGTGATCACTCTCCTATGGGTTTATTTTATCATGTGAAGGAAGAAGAGTGAAAAATTCCTCTGAATTTTCATATTAATACGTGAATATTTTGTAGACTTCATTCAGCATGACTATCATCATAAAAATCAAATAGACGTGTTACTTTCATAGTATGCTAGTTGTCTAAAGATG from Robertmurraya sp. FSL R5-0851 includes the following:
- a CDS encoding phosphocarrier protein HPr, with the protein product MAEKQFKIIAETGIHARPATLLVQAASKFDADINLEYKGKKVNLKSIMGVMSLGVGQGADITISAVGGDEQEALASLEETLKKEGLA
- the ptsP gene encoding phosphoenolpyruvate--protein phosphotransferase; protein product: MNFLNGIAASSGIAIAKAYRLVEPDLTFTKKSIDNDTVEIDRFRAALDQSKVELEGIRDKAKVELGADKAAIFEAHLLVLSDPELVSPIEDKIKTDKVNAEFALKETADMFVAMFESMDNEYMKERAADIRDVTKRVLSHLLGVQLVNPSMISEEVIIVAEDLTPSDTAQLNRQFVKGFTTDIGGRTSHSAIMARSMEIPAVVGTKTATEEIQNGDLVIVDGLNGQVYINPTAEEVERFKSEHAAFEAQKAEWAKLVNEQTVTSDGHHVELAANIGTPKDLKGVINNGGEGVGLYRTEFLYMGRDQLPTEEEQFESYKAVLEGMDGKPVVVRTLDIGGDKELPYLNLPKEMNPFLGFRAIRLCLEEQDMFRTQLRALLRASVYGNLKIMFPMIATLSEFRQGKAILEEERQKLQAEGVAVSEKIELGIMVEIPSTAVIADQFAKEVDFFSIGTNDLIQYTMAADRMNERVSYLYQPYNPAILRLVKMVIDAAHKEGKWAGMCGEMAGDEQAIPVLLGLGLDEFSMSATSILKARSQIRNLSKSDMETLASEVLQMSTTEEVLEAVAKATQR
- a CDS encoding NAD(P)-dependent oxidoreductase — protein: MELKANSTIGFIGLGVMGKSMARNLVKAGYEVVAYTRTKEKALDILDDNVVWIESPEAMTKKADIIITMVGYPSDVEQIYLGEKGIVHTARPGSFLIDMTTSTPTLAKKINNESKKKGIYAVDAPVSGGDIGAREGKLSIMVGGDQEVFEALNPIFQVLGSNIVYQGSAGAGQHTKMCNQIAIASNMLGVCEAVVYAEKAGLDPTTVLKSISSGAAGSWSLSNLAPRIIEGDFSPGFYIKHFIKDMTIALSEAEQMGMMTPGLSLAKSLYEKLAEQGEENSGTQALYKNWK
- a CDS encoding aminotransferase A, whose protein sequence is MEHLINSKVKNIEISGIRKFFNMVAGTKDMISLTLGQPDFPTPEHVKEAGKKAIDENFTTYTHNAGYIELRTAAAQFVQTKYDLSYNPNDEIIITSGASEAIDITFRTILEEGVEVILPGPVYPGYEPIIKLCGARPVYADTRENNFRMTADIINNYITDKTRCIVLPYPSNPTGVSLTKEELSAIAELLKDKEIFVLADEIYSELVFDHKHFSIGTILKEKTIVINGLSKSHSMTGWRIGMLFAPSSITEHILKVHQYNVSCASSVSQMAALEALTAGINDAVEMKQSYMERREYVFERLTTMDLSVVKPDGAFYFFVKLPEPFTNSFDFALQLVRERGVAVVPGSAFSPLGEGYIRISFAYSMDVLTEALNRLEAFLKDHQS